Proteins encoded within one genomic window of Candidatus Methylomirabilota bacterium:
- a CDS encoding glycerate kinase, with product MTAREAARAIFEAALAAGDAEPLIGRALRVDGPKLVAGPRAVDLGRLRRLLVLGCGKASGAMARAVEGVLGDRIADGFVIVKDGHTAPTRRIRLAQAGHPVPDGRGQVAAARLLELARTAGAGDLVMFLISGGGSALTPAPAPPVTLEEKQAVTRLLLAAGATINELNAVRKHLSLLKGGQLARAAAPAMVLTLILSDVIGDPLDVIASGPTAPDPTTFADALGVLTRRGVRDRAPVSVLARLEAGARGEVEETPKPGDPLFERVTNLVIGNNALTVDAAAAEARRLGFDPHVLTRALEGEAREVARDLLARARRLRPPACLIAGGETTVTVRGRGRGGRCQEFALTAAQELRPHESLVALAAGTDGTDGPTDAAGALVDAGTVARGQAAGHDPRESLKDNDAYAFLRASGDLVITGPTNTNLLDLYIILQPGCPRDERSAPSG from the coding sequence GTGACCGCTCGCGAGGCGGCTCGCGCCATCTTCGAGGCCGCGCTGGCCGCCGGCGACGCCGAGCCCCTCATCGGTCGCGCCCTCCGCGTGGACGGCCCGAAGCTCGTCGCCGGGCCGAGAGCCGTCGACCTCGGCCGTCTCCGGCGCCTGCTCGTGCTGGGCTGCGGTAAAGCCAGCGGGGCGATGGCGCGGGCGGTCGAGGGCGTGCTGGGCGACCGCATCGCCGACGGATTCGTCATCGTCAAGGACGGACACACCGCGCCCACCCGACGCATCCGTTTGGCGCAGGCCGGCCATCCGGTGCCCGACGGTCGCGGCCAGGTAGCCGCGGCGCGGCTCCTCGAGCTGGCCCGGACCGCCGGCGCCGGCGACCTCGTCATGTTTCTGATCTCGGGTGGGGGCTCGGCGCTCACCCCCGCGCCGGCGCCCCCCGTGACCCTGGAAGAGAAGCAGGCGGTCACCAGGCTCCTGCTCGCCGCCGGCGCGACCATCAACGAGCTGAACGCGGTCCGCAAGCATCTGTCGCTTCTCAAGGGGGGGCAGCTGGCGCGGGCGGCGGCGCCGGCGATGGTGCTCACGCTCATCCTCTCCGACGTCATCGGCGACCCGCTCGACGTGATCGCGTCGGGACCGACGGCTCCCGACCCCACGACCTTCGCGGACGCCCTGGGCGTGCTGACCAGGCGCGGCGTTCGCGACCGGGCCCCGGTCTCGGTGCTGGCGCGGCTCGAGGCCGGCGCCCGCGGCGAGGTGGAGGAGACGCCGAAGCCGGGCGATCCGCTGTTCGAGCGCGTCACGAACCTCGTGATCGGTAACAACGCGCTGACCGTCGACGCGGCGGCCGCCGAGGCGCGGCGGCTCGGTTTCGATCCCCACGTCCTCACTCGCGCGCTCGAGGGTGAAGCGCGGGAGGTGGCGCGCGACCTCCTGGCCCGGGCCCGCCGGCTCCGGCCGCCGGCCTGTCTGATCGCGGGCGGGGAAACGACCGTGACGGTCCGGGGGCGCGGGCGCGGCGGGCGCTGTCAGGAATTCGCCCTGACCGCCGCCCAGGAGCTTCGTCCCCACGAGAGCCTGGTCGCCCTCGCCGCGGGCACCGATGGGACCGACGGGCCGACCGACGCGGCCGGCGCGCTGGTGGACGCCGGCACGGTGGCCCGCGGTCAGGCCGCGGGCCACGATCCGCGGGAGTCACTAAAGGACAACGATGCCTACGCGTTCCTCCGGGCCAGCGGAGATCTGGTAATCACCGGCCCCACGAACACCAATTTGCTCGATCTGTACATCATCTTGCAGCCTGGGTGCCCGCGGGATGAGCGAAGCGCTCCAAGTGGCTGA
- the rlmN gene encoding 23S rRNA (adenine(2503)-C(2))-methyltransferase RlmN yields MNLIGMLPSEMEDLAVELGGSRYRGRQLATWIYRKGVLSLGAMSDLPKDFRAALAERAVVALPETERVTPSQDGSRKLVFRLDDGSRVSAVLMPDDERITLCLSTQVGCGYACAFCLTGTMGLGRNLTSAEIVGQLLAANALALEEGRRVTHLVFMGMGEPLANLAALVKAIRILTDARLGVGYSPRRITVSTVGLVSGIRRLGGENLRVNLAISLHAASDEVRSRLMPVNQSWNLAALMEAVRRYPLAPRQRVFFEYVLLEGVNDSPEDARRLAQLLRGVRAKVNLIPFNDWEGAPFRRPPLARILAFQSTLLDAGITTTVRWSKGEDIGAACGQLREAVPEGSAR; encoded by the coding sequence ATGAATCTGATCGGAATGCTGCCCTCCGAGATGGAAGATCTCGCCGTCGAGCTCGGCGGCTCACGCTACCGCGGCCGCCAGCTCGCCACGTGGATCTATCGCAAGGGCGTCCTGTCGCTGGGGGCGATGTCGGACCTACCCAAGGACTTTCGCGCCGCGCTGGCCGAGCGGGCGGTCGTCGCGCTGCCCGAGACCGAGCGCGTGACGCCGTCGCAGGATGGAAGCCGCAAGCTGGTCTTCCGGCTCGACGACGGCAGCCGGGTGAGCGCAGTGCTCATGCCCGACGACGAGCGCATCACGCTGTGCCTCTCCACGCAGGTCGGCTGTGGCTACGCGTGCGCGTTCTGTCTGACAGGCACGATGGGGCTCGGGCGGAATCTGACGTCGGCGGAGATCGTCGGCCAGCTCCTGGCCGCCAATGCGCTGGCGTTGGAGGAGGGCCGGCGCGTCACGCACCTCGTCTTCATGGGCATGGGCGAGCCGCTGGCCAACCTCGCCGCGCTCGTCAAGGCGATCCGGATCCTCACCGACGCCAGACTCGGCGTCGGCTACTCTCCCCGGCGCATCACGGTCTCGACGGTGGGCCTGGTCTCCGGTATCCGCCGTCTCGGCGGCGAGAACCTCAGGGTGAACCTGGCCATCTCGCTGCACGCGGCTTCCGACGAGGTGCGATCGCGCCTGATGCCCGTCAACCAGTCCTGGAACCTGGCGGCGCTGATGGAGGCCGTGCGCCGGTACCCGCTGGCGCCGCGCCAGCGCGTCTTCTTCGAGTACGTCCTGCTGGAGGGCGTCAACGATTCCCCCGAGGACGCGCGACGGCTCGCGCAACTGCTCCGGGGCGTGCGGGCGAAGGTCAACCTGATCCCGTTCAACGACTGGGAGGGCGCGCCGTTCCGGCGGCCGCCGCTGGCCAGGATCCTAGCCTTCCAGTCGACGCTCCTCGACGCCGGGATCACGACGACGGTCCGCTGGAGCAAGGGCGAGGACATCGGCGCCGCCTGCGGGCAGCTCCGGGAGGCCGTGCCGGAGGGGAGCGCCCGATGA
- the thrC gene encoding threonine synthase has protein sequence MEKLKGLKCRECGRRYPSAPVHVCEFCFGPLEVDYQYEALKGVVTRASIAAGPPSMWRYQALLPIEGDVAVGHHVGFTPLIRANNLADELGCREIWIKNDSVCHPTWSFKDRVVAVAVTKAKEFGFDTVACASTGNLANSVAAHAAEGRLKSYIFIPADLEPGKVLATLVYNPTLVAVEGTYDEVNRLCSEIADKYRWAFVNVNFRPYYSEGSKSYGFEIIEQLGWRPPQHIVVPCAGGSLITKIWKAIKEMKMLGLIDGPVDTRIHAAQALGCGPIVTMIKNDTDVLVPVRPNTIAKSLAIGNPADGYYAYRTVKESGGHGEHATDPEIVEGMLLLARTEGIFTETAGGVTVATTKKLIEQGVIPRDESVVICITGNGLKTPDSLYERLETHVKIRPTLSAFDRALTDLKSHGAQEEH, from the coding sequence ATGGAGAAGCTGAAAGGCCTGAAGTGCCGCGAGTGCGGCCGCCGCTATCCTTCGGCCCCCGTCCACGTCTGCGAGTTCTGCTTCGGCCCTCTGGAAGTCGACTATCAATACGAGGCGCTCAAGGGCGTGGTCACCCGGGCCTCCATCGCCGCGGGGCCACCGAGCATGTGGCGGTACCAGGCGCTGCTGCCGATCGAGGGCGACGTGGCGGTGGGCCATCACGTCGGCTTCACGCCTCTGATCCGGGCCAACAACCTGGCCGACGAACTGGGCTGTCGGGAGATCTGGATCAAGAACGACTCCGTCTGTCACCCCACCTGGTCCTTCAAGGACCGCGTCGTGGCCGTCGCGGTGACCAAGGCCAAGGAGTTCGGCTTCGACACCGTGGCCTGCGCCTCCACGGGGAACTTGGCGAACTCCGTTGCGGCGCATGCCGCCGAGGGGCGGCTCAAGTCCTACATCTTCATCCCGGCCGACCTGGAGCCGGGCAAGGTCCTGGCCACGCTGGTCTACAACCCGACACTGGTGGCCGTGGAGGGCACGTACGACGAGGTCAACCGCCTCTGCTCGGAGATCGCCGACAAGTACCGCTGGGCGTTCGTGAACGTGAACTTCCGGCCCTACTATTCTGAAGGGTCGAAGAGCTACGGATTCGAGATCATCGAACAACTCGGCTGGCGCCCGCCGCAACATATCGTCGTCCCCTGCGCCGGCGGCTCGCTCATCACCAAGATCTGGAAGGCCATCAAGGAGATGAAGATGCTGGGGCTCATCGACGGCCCCGTCGACACCAGGATCCACGCCGCCCAGGCCCTCGGCTGCGGACCGATCGTCACCATGATCAAGAACGACACCGACGTGCTGGTGCCGGTTCGGCCCAACACGATCGCCAAGTCGCTGGCCATCGGCAATCCCGCCGACGGCTACTACGCCTACCGGACCGTCAAGGAGTCGGGCGGTCACGGCGAGCACGCGACGGACCCGGAGATCGTCGAGGGCATGCTGCTGCTCGCGCGTACCGAGGGGATCTTCACCGAGACGGCCGGCGGCGTGACGGTGGCCACGACGAAGAAGCTGATCGAGCAGGGCGTGATTCCCCGCGACGAGTCGGTGGTCATCTGCATCACGGGCAACGGGCTCAAGACCCCCGACTCGCTGTACGAGCGGCTCGAGACCCACGTAAAGATCCGGCCGACGCTCTCGGCGTTCGACCGGGCGCTGACCGACCTCAAGTCCCACGGAGCCCAGGAGGAACACTGA
- a CDS encoding ubiquitin-like small modifier protein 1, whose protein sequence is MPVTVRIPTPLRSITKGNAEVRAKGESVAEVVDDLERQFPGLRERLVDDSGELRRFINIYVNEEDIRFIQGKKTALKDGDTVSIVPAIAGGR, encoded by the coding sequence ATGCCGGTGACGGTGCGTATCCCGACTCCACTCCGCTCCATCACGAAGGGCAACGCCGAGGTCCGCGCCAAGGGGGAGTCCGTCGCGGAGGTGGTGGACGACCTGGAGCGCCAGTTCCCCGGGCTACGGGAACGGCTGGTGGACGACAGCGGAGAGCTGAGGCGCTTCATCAACATCTACGTGAACGAGGAAGACATCCGGTTCATCCAGGGCAAGAAGACGGCCCTCAAGGACGGCGATACCGTCTCGATCGTGCCCGCCATTGCCGGAGGGCGCTGA
- a CDS encoding NIL domain-containing protein yields the protein MARMRVRLTFPAHLIQEPILYRLVKDFDIVINIRRADVKADYGWVALEMDAPEERLQQGVAWLKKLGVQIDPIERDVVVP from the coding sequence ATGGCCCGCATGCGTGTCCGCCTCACGTTTCCGGCGCACCTGATCCAGGAGCCCATCCTCTACCGGCTCGTGAAGGACTTCGACATCGTGATCAACATCCGGCGCGCCGACGTGAAGGCGGACTACGGCTGGGTGGCGCTGGAGATGGACGCGCCCGAAGAGAGGCTTCAGCAGGGTGTGGCCTGGCTTAAGAAGCTCGGCGTCCAGATCGATCCCATCGAGCGCGACGTCGTCGTTCCGTGA
- a CDS encoding aminotransferase class I/II-fold pyridoxal phosphate-dependent enzyme, protein MTRVVSQHGGVNLAQGMPNFPPPPELIDAAHKALDGDFHQYAITWGTPRLRRGIADKYRKFYGMELDPDRHITVCCGSTETMLSTLLAVLNPGDEVIIFEPFYENYGPGCIISGAQPVFVPLEPPEFGFDPERLARAVSPRTKAIVFNSPNNPTGKVFSRRELGLIADLCLQHDLLAITDEIYEHIVFDGLGHTPIATLPGMAERTITISGISKSYSVTGWRIGYAIASPEISLGIRRAHDFVTVGAPHPFQEAAVTALALPDAYYVWLREMYQAKRDLLLGYLERAGFVVYKPDGAYYILTDVAHFLKRYGIEDDATFAMFLIKEMGVATVPGSSFHAHRELGRTKIRFCFPKTDDVLREAGERLQKLRSR, encoded by the coding sequence ATGACGCGCGTCGTCAGCCAGCACGGAGGCGTCAACCTGGCCCAGGGCATGCCCAACTTCCCTCCGCCGCCAGAGCTGATCGACGCCGCTCACAAGGCGCTGGACGGCGACTTCCACCAGTACGCCATCACCTGGGGCACGCCGCGTCTGCGCCGGGGCATCGCCGACAAGTACCGGAAGTTTTACGGGATGGAGCTGGACCCCGACCGCCACATCACCGTCTGCTGCGGCTCGACGGAGACGATGCTGTCGACGCTGCTGGCGGTGCTCAACCCCGGCGACGAGGTGATCATCTTCGAGCCGTTCTACGAAAACTACGGCCCCGGCTGCATCATCTCCGGTGCTCAGCCCGTCTTCGTTCCGCTGGAGCCTCCCGAGTTCGGCTTCGACCCCGAGCGGCTGGCCCGGGCGGTCTCGCCGCGCACGAAGGCCATCGTCTTCAACAGCCCCAACAACCCGACCGGCAAGGTCTTCTCGCGCCGGGAGCTCGGCCTCATCGCCGATCTCTGCCTCCAGCACGACCTGCTGGCCATCACCGACGAGATCTACGAGCACATCGTCTTCGACGGGCTCGGTCATACGCCGATCGCCACCCTGCCGGGCATGGCCGAGCGCACGATCACGATCTCGGGAATCTCGAAGTCCTACTCGGTGACGGGCTGGCGCATCGGCTACGCCATCGCGTCGCCGGAGATCAGCCTCGGCATCCGGCGCGCTCACGACTTCGTGACCGTGGGGGCGCCGCACCCGTTTCAGGAGGCGGCCGTGACGGCGCTCGCGCTGCCCGACGCCTATTACGTCTGGCTCCGCGAGATGTACCAGGCCAAGCGCGACCTGCTGCTCGGCTACCTCGAGCGCGCGGGCTTCGTGGTCTACAAACCGGACGGCGCCTACTACATCCTCACCGACGTCGCGCATTTCCTGAAGCGGTACGGCATCGAGGACGACGCCACCTTCGCTATGTTCCTCATCAAGGAGATGGGGGTGGCCACGGTTCCCGGCTCGTCCTTCCACGCCCATCGCGAGCTGGGACGGACGAAGATCCGGTTCTGCTTTCCGAAGACCGACGATGTGCTTCGGGAAGCGGGGGAGCGGCTGCAGAAGCTCCGCTCTCGCTGA